A genomic stretch from Kogia breviceps isolate mKogBre1 chromosome 1, mKogBre1 haplotype 1, whole genome shotgun sequence includes:
- the LOC131763790 gene encoding Golgi-associated RAB2 interactor protein 4-like, with product MSGDSLLPYHTAQSSTGLGLFKSTMGELQQQLHNGEYDIFKYAPIFESDFIQITKRGHVIDVHNCDCTVTVGIASTSPVLPLPDIMLLARRATGCEQHAEHSQPTKGKSHKVAKTLELTRLLPLKFVRISTHDRDKRQLRVKFATGRSFYLQLCAPLDAQEDLFAYWEELIYLLRPPMDGHSRTYAVPAGDMICRTLFEEEEEDGRSPAVEDFQGEWDEDQVSIRSLHTPSEVAAVGSAAFAGGEGIQLDSHKPDTMSDVATAKAKPTVLDKESASRATTKVETAEVAGGTAAGALSVAEIKSPAPEEQSMAIAATASKGPGASKTNTAT from the coding sequence atgagtggggactctctgctcccgtatcacacggcccagagcagcaccgggctgggcctgttcaaaagcaccatgggggagctgcagcagcaactgcACAACGGCGAATACGACATTTTCAAGTACGCGCCGATATTCGAGAGCGACTTTATCCAGATCACGAAGAGGGGACACGTGATTGACGTGCACAACTGTGACTGCACGGTGACCGTGGGCATCGCATCCACCAGCCccgtcctcccactcccagacatcatgctgctggcccgacgggccaccggctgtgaacagcacgctgagcacagccagcccaccaaggggaagagccacaaggttgccaagaccttagagctcaccaggctccttcccttgaagtttgtgaggatctccacgcacgatcgtgacaaacgacagctgcgcgtgaagtttgccactggccgctccttctacctgcagctgtgtgcccctctggacgcgcaggaagacctcttcgcctactgggaagagctgatttacctcctgcgaccaccaatggacggtcacagccgcacctacgctgttccagccggggacatgatctgcaggactctgttcgaggaggaggaggaggacgggaggagcccggcagtggaagatttccaaggagagtgggatgaggaccaggtgagcatcaggagcctccacacgccctctgaggtggccgcggtcgggtctgcagcttttgctggcggggaggggatccaattggactcccacaagcccgataccatgtccgatgtggccactgccaaagcaaaacctacagtgcttgacaaagagtcagcatcgcgggcaacgacaaaggtggagacagcagaggtggcaggcggcaccgcagcgggtgctttgagcgtggcagagatcaagtctcctgcccccgaagagcagagcatggccatagcagccacagccagcaagggtccaggagcaagtaaaaccaacacagccact